Proteins encoded together in one Planctomyces sp. SH-PL14 window:
- a CDS encoding carbon-nitrogen hydrolase family protein, producing MRIGHFQVDSRLSDFEGNLARVVEGLERAERDHVEILCFPECFLTGYPDTEARAREGAFAVDSPQMMRLLDATSRFPSCFIVGFNETRGADLYNTAAVVHKGHLLGTYSKCTAYMKFHRQGRAFPVFEHNGLTFGVVICSDGGFIEPTRILAMKGAKVIFSPHFNYIRAEGLIGHFMHVRADHVARAVENRVYFLRGNNVSIGPEECIENTTGVGYGDSYIVDPQGEILVRSRRHAEDFFFADIDTQVTDTTWNVGRSLYSWREFESHLRDAAQSRPRKA from the coding sequence ATGCGGATCGGTCACTTTCAGGTCGATTCCCGGCTGTCCGACTTCGAGGGGAACCTCGCTCGCGTTGTCGAAGGACTGGAGCGGGCGGAGCGGGATCATGTGGAGATCCTCTGCTTCCCCGAGTGCTTTCTGACGGGGTACCCCGACACCGAAGCCCGGGCCCGCGAAGGGGCGTTCGCCGTCGATTCGCCGCAGATGATGCGGCTCCTGGACGCCACGAGCCGCTTCCCCTCCTGCTTCATCGTCGGGTTCAACGAGACCCGCGGCGCGGACCTCTACAACACGGCCGCCGTGGTTCATAAGGGGCACCTGCTCGGCACCTACAGCAAGTGCACCGCCTACATGAAGTTCCACCGGCAGGGGCGGGCGTTCCCGGTCTTCGAGCACAACGGGCTGACGTTCGGCGTCGTGATCTGCTCGGACGGAGGGTTCATCGAACCGACGCGGATCCTGGCGATGAAGGGGGCGAAGGTGATCTTCTCACCGCACTTCAACTACATCCGCGCGGAGGGGTTGATCGGGCACTTTATGCACGTCCGGGCGGATCACGTCGCGCGGGCGGTCGAGAACCGGGTCTACTTCCTCCGGGGCAACAACGTCTCGATCGGTCCCGAGGAGTGCATCGAGAACACGACCGGTGTCGGATACGGCGACAGCTACATCGTCGATCCTCAGGGCGAGATCCTGGTCCGGAGCCGGCGGCATGCCGAGGATTTCTTCTTCGCTGACATCGATACGCAGGTGACTGATACGACCTGGAACGTCGGCCGGTCGCTCTACAGCTGGCGGGAGTTCGAATCGCATTTGCGCGACGCGGCGCAGTCTCGTCCGCGAAAGGCATAG